From the Lolium rigidum isolate FL_2022 chromosome 2, APGP_CSIRO_Lrig_0.1, whole genome shotgun sequence genome, one window contains:
- the LOC124691561 gene encoding nicotianamine synthase-like 5 protein — protein MEAQNKAAAALVKKIAGLHLAISKLPSLSPSPEADALFTALVATCVPPIPVDVATLGAKARRMRGELVRLCADAEARLEAHCSDALAALDHPLRHLRLFPYYENYVALTDLEHTLLARHAPDRLAAPARVAFVGSGSLPLSSLLLAARARHMPGAVVDSFDRCGDANDRARRLLLRGDDGGVATRMSFRTADVEGLTHELAAYDVVFLAASVGVAAAEQKARVIAHLGEHMADGAALVVRSAHGARGFLCPVVEPADVWRGGFQVLAVHHPDDDLVINSIIVARKVAGGSHELAPAVASSPCKCCEVETPRRRLPPTSCHLDAMDEIRRRAW, from the coding sequence ATGGAGGCCCAGAACAAGGCGGCGGCTGCTCTGGTGAAGAAGATCGCCGGCCTCCACCTTGCCATCTCGAAGCTGCCGTCGCTGAGCCCGTCTCCGGAGGCCGATGCCCTGTTCACCGCCCTCGTGGCCACGTGCGTCCCGCCGATCCCCGTCGACGTAGCCACGCTGGGCGCCAAGGCCCGGAGAATGCGGGGCGAGCTCGTCCGGCTCTGCGCCGACGCGGAGGCGCGCCTCGAGGCGCACTGCTCCGACGCGCTCGCCGCGCTCGACCACCCGCTCCGCCACCTGAGGCTCTTCCCGTACTACGAAAACTACGTAGCCCTGACCGATCTGGAGCACACGCTCCTTGCCCGTCACGCGCCGGACCGCCTCGCCGCGCCCGCGCGCGTCGCGTTCGTCGGGTCGGGCTCGCTACCGCTCAGCTCGCTCCTGCTCGCCGCGCGAGCGCGACACATGCCGGGCGCCGTCGTCGACAGCTTCGACCGGTGCGGCGACGCCAACGACCGCGCCCGGAGGCTGTTGCttcgcggcgacgacggcggcgtggCCACGCGCATGTCGTTCCGCACGGCCGACGTGGAGGGCCTCACGCACGAGCTGGCCGCGTACGACGTGGTCTTCCTGGCGGCGAGCGtgggcgtggcggcggccgagCAGAAGGCCCGCGTGATCGCGCATCTCGGCGAGCATATGGCGGACGGCGCTGCCCTCGTCGTGCGGAGTGCGCACGGAGCCCGCGGCTTCCTGTGCCCCGTTGTGGAGCCCGCGGACGTCTGGCGGGGCGGGTTCCAAGTTTTGGCCGTGCACCACCCCGACGACGACCTGGTGATCAACTCTATCATCGTCGCCCGTAAGGTAGCTGGTGGAAGCCACGAGCTCGCGCCGGCGGTGGCGAGTTCGCCGTGCAAGTGCTGCGAGGTGGAGACGCCACGCAGGAGATTGCCGCCAACGAGCTGTCATCTTGACGCCATGGACGAAATCCGGAGGCGTGCATGGTGA
- the LOC124691562 gene encoding tetraspanin-18-like, translating to MARGRSGRSGAGGGGCAGCFLGFLLKFLAFLQAFAAVSAVLYGAWIVSRWARHHELHLDHLLPDLWFACAVMAAGLLYCAILLAGYIAAEISSGCCLCFYTVLAMAMLLLEASVAGHLLLNEHWMQDLPYDRTGELNNLVTFVQNNLDTCKWTALATLATQALSLLLAMVLRAMVSTSRDDYDSDEDFVVIRRPLLVAQGAPSYLPTTADPRGVHPQLWSSSMRQKYGLNSSSGYTYNTLDHQNAAPLQ from the exons ATGGCTCGTGGCCGGTCCGGGaggagcggcgccggcggcggaggtTGCGCGGGCTGCTTCCTGGGTTTCCTGCTCAAGTTCCTCGCCTTCCTCCAGGCCTTCGCCGCCGTCTCCGCCGTGCTCTACGGCGCCTGGATCGTCTCCCGGTGGGCGCGCCACCACGAGCTACAcctcgaccacctcctccccgacCTCTG GTTCGCGTGCGCCGTCATGGCGGCCGGCCTCCTCTACTGCGCCATCCTCCTCGCCGGGTACATCGCCGCCGAGATCAGCAGCGGGTGCTGCCTCTGCTTC TACACCGTCTTGGCCATGGCGATGCTGCTGCTCGAGGCTTCCGTGGCCGGCCATCTCCTCCTCAACGAGCACTGGATGCAG GATCTGCCATATGACCGCACCGGAGAGCTCAACAACCTCGTCACGTTCGTGCAGAACAACCTTGACACCTGCAAATGGACTGCTCTTGCTACTCTCGCCACACAG GCACTCTCTCTTCTCTTGGCGATGGTTCTACGAGCCATGGTTTCAACCTCGCGTGatgactacgacagcgacgaaGATTTTGTGGTCATAAGGAGGCCGCTTCTTGTAGCCCAAGGCGCTCCGTCCTATCTCCCAACCACCGCTGATCCTAGAGGTGTCCATCCTCAACTATGGAGCTCATCTATGAGGCAAAAG